A window from Vulcanimicrobium alpinum encodes these proteins:
- a CDS encoding class I SAM-dependent methyltransferase codes for MKPDGAGGAKRDERDAGEAEPGHGRFVSMAHSHGAHAHDRHGARQPERFDPARAAVLDDPERFTYVAPDALLALLDPPAGSTLIDFGTGTGLYAFAIAQRRPDLRVLAVDEQDAMLGIVREKLAASPASPVTAVDAAGLLHAPQRAQRILALNVLHELGDDALRGMLNLLEPGGVALVVDWRRDPNRTIGPPNDHVYSEGEARERLRSFAPHVTPAGAFAYHYAMLVTR; via the coding sequence GTGAAGCCCGACGGTGCCGGCGGAGCGAAGCGTGACGAGCGCGACGCTGGCGAGGCCGAACCCGGGCATGGTAGGTTCGTCTCGATGGCTCATTCGCACGGCGCGCACGCGCACGATCGTCACGGTGCTCGTCAGCCCGAGCGCTTCGATCCGGCGCGCGCTGCGGTGCTCGACGATCCCGAGCGGTTCACGTACGTCGCGCCCGATGCCCTGCTCGCGCTCCTCGATCCGCCGGCCGGCTCGACGCTGATCGATTTCGGCACCGGTACGGGGCTCTACGCGTTTGCGATCGCGCAACGGCGACCGGACCTCCGCGTGCTCGCCGTCGACGAACAGGATGCGATGCTCGGCATCGTGCGCGAGAAGCTCGCGGCGTCACCCGCCTCGCCGGTCACGGCGGTCGACGCCGCCGGGCTGCTGCACGCGCCCCAGCGCGCGCAGCGGATCCTCGCCTTGAACGTGCTGCACGAACTCGGCGACGACGCCCTGCGGGGGATGCTGAATCTTTTGGAACCCGGCGGCGTCGCCCTCGTGGTCGATTGGCGGCGCGATCCGAACCGCACGATCGGGCCGCCGAACGATCACGTCTACAGTGAAGGCGAAGCGCGCGAGCGGCTGCGGTCGTTCGCGCCGCACGTTACACCGGCTGGGGCGTTTGCGTATCACTATGCAATGCTCGTGACGCGCTGA
- a CDS encoding DUF6920 family protein — translation MNARTAGAVLAASVVSAILAGNLSWRVTTARTIRRLAAVPVEGEAAMPAERAEALPAPVARYLCIALPRDAPRIVSAHMTQTGTMRAAPEARWMPFTAVEAFTVRPPGFVWDASVRAMPFVPLRVRDGYVAGRGASEAALAGAIPVFSQPGGAEIDAAALPRFLAEAIWFPTFFAPGGDVAWTTLDERRARATLTDRGTTVSLDAEFAPNGELTTISAMRYRDVNGTPVLTRWIGRCSAYARFDGMMIPADVEVSWAPPEGAFAVWRGHLTAVRYHFAD, via the coding sequence GTGAACGCGCGGACGGCCGGCGCCGTGCTGGCGGCGAGTGTCGTCTCCGCGATCCTCGCGGGGAACCTTTCGTGGCGCGTGACGACGGCGCGTACGATTCGCCGCCTCGCGGCCGTTCCGGTCGAGGGTGAGGCGGCGATGCCGGCGGAACGCGCCGAAGCGCTCCCGGCGCCCGTTGCGCGCTACCTTTGCATCGCGTTGCCGCGCGACGCGCCGCGGATCGTGAGCGCGCACATGACGCAGACCGGAACGATGCGCGCGGCGCCCGAGGCGCGTTGGATGCCGTTCACCGCCGTCGAGGCGTTTACGGTGCGGCCGCCGGGGTTCGTCTGGGACGCGTCGGTGCGCGCGATGCCGTTCGTCCCGTTGCGGGTGCGCGACGGTTACGTCGCTGGGCGCGGCGCCTCGGAGGCGGCGCTCGCTGGGGCGATCCCGGTCTTCTCTCAGCCCGGCGGAGCGGAGATCGACGCCGCCGCGCTGCCGCGCTTTCTCGCCGAGGCGATCTGGTTTCCGACCTTCTTCGCGCCGGGCGGCGACGTCGCGTGGACGACGCTCGACGAACGCCGTGCGCGCGCGACGCTGACCGATCGCGGAACCACCGTCTCGCTCGACGCCGAGTTCGCTCCGAACGGAGAGCTCACCACGATCTCGGCGATGCGGTATCGCGATGTGAACGGGACGCCGGTGCTGACGCGCTGGATCGGGCGCTGCAGTGCGTACGCGCGCTTCGACGGGATGATGATCCCGGCCGACGTCGAGGTGTCGTGGGCGCCGCCCGAGGGCGCGTTCGCGGTGTGGCGCGGGCACCTCACTGCCGTGCGCTATCATTTCGCGGACTAG
- a CDS encoding BON domain-containing protein translates to MARTVRGAAEQRMNTSRRPCERERARAFTDRSWVERIVTVRRNPMLTKITDLDLQESVAEELSFDPSVDASHIGVAAKDGVVTLTGRVSTYAEKIAAEEAAKRVAGVKRLACELSVDLPAFHQRTDADIIAAALNVLSWDVSIPEDAVKVQAENGWLTLDGAVDWPYQKEHAEHAVRQSGRRARSHRSHRPAAASVGPGDQRETPGSVPAARRDGRRASLGRDARCERHAAGRSIRGLNAMMRRARRSRFPASRASIILP, encoded by the coding sequence ATGGCACGCACGGTACGCGGCGCGGCGGAACAACGCATGAACACCTCTCGCCGGCCATGTGAACGCGAGCGAGCTCGAGCGTTCACGGACCGTTCTTGGGTCGAGCGTATCGTGACGGTGCGGAGGAATCCCATGCTCACGAAGATTACCGACCTCGATCTGCAGGAAAGCGTCGCCGAAGAACTCAGCTTCGATCCGAGCGTCGATGCGTCGCACATCGGCGTCGCCGCGAAAGACGGCGTCGTCACCCTCACCGGGCGCGTCTCGACGTACGCCGAGAAGATCGCCGCCGAGGAGGCCGCCAAACGCGTCGCGGGCGTCAAGAGACTGGCCTGCGAGCTGAGCGTCGATCTGCCCGCCTTCCACCAGCGCACCGACGCGGACATCATCGCGGCGGCGCTCAACGTGCTCTCCTGGGATGTCAGCATCCCCGAAGACGCCGTCAAGGTGCAGGCGGAGAACGGCTGGCTCACCCTCGACGGCGCCGTCGATTGGCCGTATCAAAAAGAACACGCCGAACATGCCGTGCGGCAATCTGGCCGCCGTGCGCGGTCTCACCGATCACATCGCCCTGCGGCCGCATCCGTCGGTCCCGGCGATCAAAGAGAAACTCCGGGAAGTGTTCCAGCGGCGCGCCGGGATGGACGCCGAGCATCTCTCGGTCGAGACGCACGATGCGAGCGTCACGCTGCGGGACGGTCCATTCGTGGGCTGAACGCGATGATGCGACGCGCGCGGCGCTCTCGGTTCCCGGCGTCACGCGCGTCCATCATCTTACCGTGA
- a CDS encoding LuxR C-terminal-related transcriptional regulator yields the protein MNGTGVRRYRLVVIQSQSIIAKALCGLLARDVELDVASDARTLDEGCLSVHQPDLLLVDFDDVSAEFDELVQRARAQSPGTRIVVLTSHPQQISMQRCLACGVDGYLAKDVSPGELIRACKAVARGETYFDPRVAGGLLRRLKSDQPAHDELSLRESEIIRLIGVGLSNKEIGCRLYLSEKTVKNHVSRIFSKLGVTARTQAAVYAIRNGIA from the coding sequence ATGAACGGCACCGGCGTGCGGCGATACCGCCTCGTGGTCATCCAGAGCCAAAGTATCATCGCCAAGGCGCTGTGCGGTCTGCTGGCGCGCGACGTCGAACTTGACGTCGCCAGCGACGCGCGCACGCTCGACGAAGGATGCCTCAGCGTCCACCAGCCCGACCTGCTGCTCGTCGACTTCGACGACGTCTCCGCCGAGTTCGACGAACTCGTCCAGCGCGCGCGGGCGCAGTCGCCCGGGACGCGCATCGTCGTCCTCACCTCGCACCCGCAGCAGATCTCGATGCAGCGCTGCCTCGCGTGCGGCGTCGACGGGTATCTCGCCAAAGACGTCTCGCCGGGCGAACTCATCCGCGCCTGCAAGGCGGTCGCGCGCGGCGAAACCTACTTCGATCCGCGCGTCGCCGGCGGACTGCTGCGGCGCCTCAAATCGGATCAGCCCGCGCACGACGAGCTCTCGTTGCGCGAGAGCGAGATCATCCGTCTCATCGGCGTGGGCCTCTCGAACAAAGAGATCGGCTGCCGGCTCTACCTCTCGGAGAAGACCGTCAAGAACCACGTCAGCCGGATCTTTTCGAAGCTCGGCGTCACCGCACGCACCCAAGCCGCCGTCTACGCGATCCGCAACGGCATCGCCTGA
- a CDS encoding 4-hydroxybenzoate 3-monooxygenase, with protein MSASERTRVAIVGAGPAGLTLAHLLHRAGIETIVLESRSRDYIEGRVRAGVLEHQTAQLLYEIGVGARMRREGLIHRGIELQFGDTRHRIDFEDLTNGKSVVVYGQQEVVKDLIAARLADGLGLHFSCEVTAIDPETGSAPGSRVRYRDDGGVERTIEADFIAGCDGFHGPARAAIPAAELNVYDHVFPFAWLGILATSPPVSEELIYANHERGFALISMRSRTVSRIYLQCGVDEDPATWPDDRIWSELRLRLAAGVGKEIVEGPIFQKGITPMRSYICAPMRYRRLFLAGDAAHIVPPTGAKGMNLAIADVRVLARAFARYFAAGSIDLLDAYSETCLDRIWKTQRFSAFMTRLLHRYDTYDPFERRLQRAEFDYLIGSRAAAESLAENYVGLPFAETAGSVT; from the coding sequence ATGAGCGCATCGGAGCGGACGCGCGTCGCGATTGTCGGCGCCGGGCCGGCCGGCCTGACGCTCGCGCATCTGCTGCATCGCGCCGGCATCGAGACGATCGTCCTTGAGTCGCGCAGCCGCGACTACATCGAAGGGCGCGTTCGCGCCGGCGTGCTCGAACATCAAACCGCGCAGCTGCTCTATGAGATCGGCGTCGGCGCCCGGATGCGGCGCGAGGGCTTGATCCATCGCGGCATAGAGCTGCAGTTCGGCGACACGCGTCACCGCATCGACTTCGAAGACCTCACGAACGGCAAGTCGGTGGTCGTCTACGGGCAGCAGGAAGTCGTCAAGGACCTCATCGCCGCGCGGCTCGCCGACGGTCTCGGGCTGCACTTTTCTTGCGAAGTCACGGCGATCGATCCGGAGACAGGTTCCGCCCCGGGCTCCCGCGTTCGCTACCGCGATGACGGCGGCGTTGAGCGCACGATCGAGGCGGATTTCATCGCCGGCTGCGACGGCTTTCACGGTCCGGCGCGCGCCGCAATCCCGGCCGCCGAGCTGAACGTGTACGACCACGTGTTTCCCTTCGCGTGGCTCGGCATTCTCGCGACATCGCCGCCGGTCTCCGAAGAGCTGATCTACGCCAACCACGAACGCGGCTTCGCGCTGATCTCGATGCGCTCGCGGACGGTCAGCCGGATCTACCTGCAGTGCGGCGTCGACGAAGATCCGGCGACCTGGCCGGACGACCGCATCTGGTCGGAACTGCGCCTGCGGCTCGCCGCCGGCGTCGGCAAGGAGATCGTCGAGGGGCCGATTTTCCAGAAGGGGATCACCCCGATGCGCAGCTACATCTGCGCGCCGATGCGGTACCGAAGGCTGTTTCTGGCCGGCGATGCGGCCCACATCGTTCCGCCGACCGGCGCGAAGGGGATGAACCTCGCAATCGCCGACGTGCGCGTTCTCGCCCGGGCGTTCGCGCGCTACTTTGCCGCCGGATCGATCGATCTTCTCGATGCGTATTCGGAGACGTGCCTCGACCGCATCTGGAAGACGCAGCGGTTCTCGGCGTTCATGACGCGGCTGCTGCACCGCTACGACACCTACGATCCATTCGAGCGGCGCTTGCAGCGCGCGGAGTTCGATTATCTCATCGGATCGCGCGCCGCCGCCGAAAGCCTCGCCGAGAACTACGTCGGGTTACCGTTCGCCGAGACTGCCGGCAGCGTCACGTAG
- a CDS encoding YifB family Mg chelatase-like AAA ATPase, whose protein sequence is MLALAYSAAIAGIDAYVVRVETHASAGTPSLTLVGMADRALGESRERVRAAIVNSGFAFPPGRLVVNLAPADLRKSGVAFELAIALGLLANDDQIERGALRGFVACGELALDGTLRAVPGVLAMTLAAQRAGFANIIVPEANRDEAALVDGIDVFAVPALADAVAVVLGHGAAFRRRGATVFDAAARDVGDFSDVRGQALAKRALEIAAAGGHNVVLVGPPGCGKTMLARRVPSILPAMTKSEALDVTKIYSIAGLLGARPRVVSQRPFRSPHHTASRASLVGGGAFPRPGEISLAQHGVLYLDELAEFPRATLEVLRQPLEEGTVTIARVAGTHAFPARFTLVASMNPCPCGFRGDRDADCRCDDALVEKYLGKLSGPLLDRIDLRVTVARVSFGELSGRDGAGESSAVIRARVEAARARQTRRFAELGVETNAAIPAAAVRRFCALDGDALALLDAAVTRGALSARAFDRVTRVARTIADLAGSETIARPHVAEALVYRSGTVRGANAA, encoded by the coding sequence ATGCTGGCTCTCGCTTATTCTGCCGCGATCGCGGGGATCGATGCCTACGTCGTGCGGGTCGAGACGCACGCTTCGGCCGGAACCCCGTCGCTGACCCTGGTCGGGATGGCCGACCGCGCGCTGGGCGAGTCGCGCGAACGCGTCCGGGCAGCGATCGTGAATTCCGGCTTCGCGTTTCCACCGGGGCGGCTGGTCGTCAACCTCGCGCCGGCCGACCTGCGCAAATCGGGCGTGGCGTTCGAGCTCGCGATCGCACTTGGTCTGCTGGCGAACGACGATCAAATCGAGCGCGGCGCGCTGCGCGGCTTCGTCGCCTGCGGCGAACTCGCGCTCGACGGCACGCTGCGCGCGGTGCCGGGCGTGCTCGCGATGACGCTCGCCGCGCAGCGCGCCGGCTTCGCGAACATCATCGTCCCGGAGGCCAACCGCGACGAAGCCGCGCTCGTCGACGGGATCGATGTCTTCGCCGTGCCGGCACTGGCCGATGCGGTCGCGGTCGTCCTCGGTCACGGCGCGGCGTTCCGCCGCCGCGGCGCGACGGTCTTCGACGCGGCGGCGCGCGACGTCGGCGACTTCTCCGACGTGCGGGGTCAGGCGCTCGCGAAGCGCGCGCTCGAGATCGCCGCCGCAGGCGGCCACAATGTCGTGCTCGTCGGGCCGCCGGGATGCGGGAAGACGATGCTCGCGCGGCGCGTTCCGTCGATCTTGCCGGCGATGACGAAAAGCGAAGCGCTCGACGTCACCAAGATCTACAGCATCGCCGGGCTGCTCGGCGCGCGTCCGCGCGTCGTCTCGCAGCGTCCCTTTCGCTCGCCGCATCATACGGCGAGCCGCGCGTCGCTGGTCGGCGGCGGCGCGTTCCCGCGACCGGGAGAGATTTCGCTCGCGCAGCACGGCGTGCTCTATCTGGATGAGCTCGCCGAATTTCCGCGCGCGACGCTCGAGGTGCTGCGTCAGCCGCTCGAAGAGGGAACCGTCACGATCGCGCGCGTCGCCGGCACGCATGCGTTCCCCGCGCGTTTCACGCTGGTCGCATCGATGAATCCATGTCCGTGCGGGTTCCGCGGCGACCGCGACGCCGACTGCCGCTGCGACGACGCGCTGGTGGAGAAGTATCTCGGCAAACTCTCCGGGCCGCTGCTCGACCGCATCGACTTGCGCGTCACGGTGGCGCGCGTCTCGTTCGGCGAACTCTCCGGCCGCGACGGCGCCGGCGAGAGCTCCGCGGTGATCCGCGCACGCGTCGAGGCGGCGCGCGCGCGGCAGACGCGGCGATTCGCCGAACTCGGGGTCGAGACGAACGCCGCGATCCCGGCCGCGGCGGTTCGGCGCTTCTGTGCGCTCGACGGCGACGCGCTCGCCCTGCTCGACGCGGCGGTGACGCGCGGCGCGCTCAGCGCCCGCGCGTTCGACCGCGTCACCCGCGTCGCGCGGACGATCGCCGACCTCGCCGGTTCCGAGACGATCGCACGGCCGCACGTCGCCGAAGCGCTGGTCTATCGGTCGGGAACGGTTCGCGGCGCGAACGCCGCGTAA